A region of Candidatus Nezhaarchaeota archaeon DNA encodes the following proteins:
- a CDS encoding metal ABC transporter ATP-binding protein, translating to MPTIYVRDLLVAYEDRPVLENVSFELPKPAFLSVIGPNASGKTTLLKALLGIVEPLAGLIEVLGYRIPHDKYKLRKLVGYVPQRERIDPTKPVLVKDVVLMGRIARRGWGMRLTREDYEAAKRALRAVEMEGFWDEPYTHLSGGQQQRVLIARALTVEPKLLLLDEPLSGVDAATQEIILRLLRKEADGGMTIIMVTHDLNPVMELSDYVMLLNKTVIAFGKVHEILNENLLAKTFMRRISILKAEEKVVVSGLDQHA from the coding sequence ATGCCTACAATCTACGTGAGGGATCTACTAGTAGCATATGAAGATAGGCCAGTACTAGAGAATGTGAGCTTTGAGCTACCTAAGCCAGCCTTTCTCTCCGTCATTGGTCCTAACGCATCGGGAAAGACCACCTTGCTTAAAGCACTTTTAGGTATAGTTGAACCTTTAGCGGGGCTGATAGAAGTTTTAGGCTATAGGATACCTCATGACAAGTACAAGTTAAGAAAGTTGGTAGGATATGTGCCACAGAGGGAGAGGATAGATCCTACGAAGCCGGTGTTAGTTAAGGACGTAGTCCTTATGGGAAGGATAGCTAGAAGGGGGTGGGGCATGAGGTTGACGAGAGAAGACTACGAGGCTGCTAAGAGAGCACTGAGAGCAGTCGAAATGGAAGGGTTTTGGGATGAACCATACACACACCTGTCAGGAGGTCAACAGCAGCGCGTCTTAATCGCGAGGGCCCTAACTGTTGAACCAAAGCTCCTACTCCTTGATGAACCACTATCAGGGGTTGACGCTGCAACTCAAGAAATTATACTAAGGCTATTAAGGAAGGAGGCTGATGGAGGGATGACGATAATTATGGTGACTCACGACCTAAATCCGGTCATGGAGTTATCAGACTACGTAATGTTGCTCAACAAGACAGTTATAGCCTTTGGTAAGGTACATGAAATCTTGAACGAGAACCTCTTGGCCAAGACCTTTATGAGAAGGATATCAATACTTAAAGCTGAGGAAAAAGTTGTAGTATCAGGGTTAGATCAACATGCTTGA
- a CDS encoding TrkA family potassium uptake protein, translated as MRVIVIGGGKIGSLLSKRLLDAGHEVIIIEIDEVKCRALSEELDATVIKGDAANIDILESAGISEADAVAAVTGHDEVNILVGLIAKEYRVPNIVVRVSNKRLAGIAERLGITKAITPEEITAEHISALIMRESLLSEFVKATTSSGSFSLLEFTITSSSLVAGRRIMELPASSDWLVVALIENGNLKPPNGNLELKEGDRVLVLARVEVIDDVKRIFVG; from the coding sequence TTGCGGGTCATAGTCATTGGTGGGGGGAAGATAGGAAGCCTATTGTCTAAGAGGCTTTTGGACGCGGGTCACGAAGTTATTATAATAGAAATAGATGAAGTAAAGTGTAGGGCTCTATCAGAAGAGCTAGATGCTACAGTCATAAAGGGGGATGCAGCTAACATTGATATCCTTGAAAGTGCCGGAATCAGTGAAGCTGATGCAGTAGCTGCCGTCACTGGACATGATGAGGTTAACATACTGGTAGGTCTTATAGCCAAGGAGTATAGAGTCCCAAACATAGTCGTCAGAGTTAGTAATAAGAGGCTTGCCGGGATAGCTGAAAGACTCGGAATAACTAAGGCGATAACGCCTGAAGAAATAACAGCCGAACATATCTCAGCCCTCATAATGAGGGAGTCGTTACTTTCAGAGTTCGTGAAAGCCACGACATCAAGTGGATCATTTTCCCTCTTAGAGTTCACAATAACGTCAAGCTCCTTAGTTGCCGGTAGAAGGATAATGGAGCTTCCGGCAAGTAGTGATTGGCTAGTAGTTGCTTTAATAGAGAATGGAAATCTAAAGCCACCTAATGGCAATTTAGAGCTTAAAGAGGGAGACAGGGTCCTGGTGTTAGCAAGGGTAGAGGTAATCGACGATGTTAAGAGAATTTTTGTTGGCTAA
- a CDS encoding TrkH family potassium uptake protein: MGILAYKRFKSPSKLTLVESMTIAGLGWLIAAALGSIPYVLVLDMMPLDAFFEAMSSLTTTGMTMMPVLEVVPKSILFWRALGEWIGGAGIILLTTLFLLSREGIIAWRLYVAEAREEKLAPTMRETLRDVWLIYSFYTVLCAIILMFVGLEPFDAVCHSLTCISTGGFSTRTNNVGAFNSVVIEVVLLIFMVMGALRFSLHYKLFLGGLRHVVGDLEFKVFISILLVSSLIVSLDSAFTIGIRVEEAFRLGFFHTISIGTTAGFTTTDLSVFPPLSKVILLMLMVVGGCMNSTAGGIRVWRLIALLKIAKYEVEGVFMPPEAFRSLKINGRALRESEMVRVTSFFFIYILFAFIATSIVLYFEKDFLGSLSGVLSALANVGPFYSQPITFCPASKIVLIISMWVGRLELIPVILLFAPRLWAEWRRSMRVTS; the protein is encoded by the coding sequence TTGGGTATCTTAGCATATAAGAGGTTTAAATCGCCATCCAAGCTCACTCTCGTAGAGTCCATGACCATAGCTGGACTAGGATGGCTCATAGCGGCGGCTTTAGGTTCTATCCCTTACGTATTAGTCCTGGACATGATGCCTCTCGACGCTTTCTTTGAAGCCATGTCGAGCTTAACGACTACCGGGATGACGATGATGCCCGTACTTGAGGTCGTCCCAAAGTCCATACTGTTTTGGAGAGCGTTGGGTGAGTGGATAGGTGGTGCAGGCATAATACTTCTAACAACCCTCTTCCTTCTAAGTCGCGAGGGCATCATAGCCTGGAGATTGTATGTAGCTGAGGCAAGGGAGGAGAAGTTAGCTCCAACGATGCGTGAGACGTTGAGGGACGTTTGGCTCATATACTCGTTCTATACGGTCTTGTGTGCCATCATATTAATGTTTGTAGGGCTAGAACCCTTTGATGCAGTATGCCACTCGCTCACATGCATTTCAACTGGTGGTTTTTCCACAAGGACAAATAATGTGGGTGCCTTCAATAGCGTTGTCATAGAGGTCGTGCTCCTAATATTCATGGTGATGGGGGCCCTTAGATTCTCTCTACACTATAAGTTATTCTTAGGTGGTCTCAGGCACGTGGTCGGAGACTTGGAGTTCAAGGTGTTCATCTCAATCCTACTAGTCTCATCATTGATCGTATCTCTAGATTCAGCGTTCACGATTGGCATTCGCGTCGAGGAGGCTTTTCGCTTAGGCTTCTTCCACACAATATCCATTGGGACCACAGCCGGCTTTACCACTACTGATCTCTCAGTTTTCCCACCTCTAAGTAAGGTCATTCTACTGATGTTGATGGTGGTGGGTGGTTGCATGAACTCTACGGCTGGCGGGATAAGAGTCTGGAGGTTAATTGCTTTGCTAAAGATAGCCAAGTATGAAGTGGAGGGAGTCTTCATGCCCCCCGAAGCATTTAGAAGCTTGAAGATCAATGGGAGGGCTTTGAGAGAGAGTGAGATGGTGAGGGTAACCTCCTTCTTCTTCATCTACATCCTCTTCGCATTCATAGCGACCTCCATAGTTTTATATTTTGAAAAGGATTTTCTAGGAAGCCTGTCGGGCGTTCTTTCAGCTCTCGCTAATGTGGGTCCATTCTACTCACAACCAATTACTTTCTGTCCAGCATCCAAGATAGTCTTGATAATATCCATGTGGGTCGGTAGGCTTGAGTTGATCCCCGTCATCCTACTTTTCGCTCCAAGACTGTGGGCTGAGTGGAGGAGATCCATGAGGGTGACGAGTTAG
- a CDS encoding mechanosensitive ion channel family protein: MLREFLLAKTVGQFSIPGQVLNVIMVLIIFALAYTMYRLIIARIIDSIVRRSGVESGVGTFWKYTILAIVMIIAGAISASLFGEVATAIYFALGLILGAVVLMLAFGLKDVLLNTLSGYALMVYKPFKRGDIVVIDGKPGYVRDITAMYTEIVREDGIYYVPNSRLIKIPFLMKPIDITSKLTITIKVKSSIDIDMAEQLIKDAVKQCKEVITPPEPEVYVTEINSQSLTLQLAIGVANPRRLLQAKSKILKMIKQAFESAGIELS, from the coding sequence ATGTTAAGAGAATTTTTGTTGGCTAAAACTGTAGGACAGTTCTCAATACCAGGGCAAGTTCTCAACGTAATAATGGTATTGATAATATTCGCCTTGGCTTATACCATGTACAGACTGATTATAGCTAGGATAATAGATAGTATAGTTAGAAGGTCTGGAGTGGAAAGTGGTGTAGGCACATTCTGGAAGTACACGATCTTGGCCATTGTGATGATCATAGCCGGAGCTATATCTGCATCTCTATTTGGTGAAGTCGCGACTGCGATATACTTTGCACTAGGCTTAATATTGGGCGCAGTAGTGCTCATGTTAGCTTTCGGCTTAAAGGACGTACTACTAAATACCCTTTCAGGCTATGCGCTAATGGTCTACAAGCCATTCAAGAGAGGGGATATAGTAGTGATAGACGGAAAACCTGGTTATGTTAGGGACATAACCGCCATGTACACTGAAATCGTGAGGGAAGACGGCATCTACTACGTACCAAATTCAAGGCTCATAAAGATTCCATTCCTAATGAAGCCCATAGACATTACTTCAAAGTTGACGATAACAATAAAGGTTAAAAGCAGTATCGACATAGACATGGCTGAACAATTAATAAAGGATGCTGTGAAGCAGTGCAAAGAAGTTATCACACCACCTGAACCAGAAGTATACGTAACAGAAATCAACAGCCAAAGCTTAACACTGCAGCTCGCAATTGGAGTTGCTAATCCAAGAAGGCTACTTCAAGCAAAATCAAAAATACTCAAGATGATAAAACAAGCCTTTGAAAGTGCTGGGATAGAGCTCTCTTAA
- a CDS encoding ATP cone domain-containing protein — MLIEYVRKRDGRLEPFNPQKITNAILKALKATGEGDYELAEKLSREVVRILNQKYVSQIPSVEEIQDIVEDTLIRYGLVNSAKAYILYRRWRTSIRETKRLIGVEDDLKLTINAVRVLAKRYLLRDEQGRIIETPGQMFARVSKAVARADSFYGVDPSKSEKQFFQVMRNLEFLPNSPTLMNAGTEIGQLAACFVLPVEDSIDSIFDALKYMAIIHKSGGGTGFSFSKIRPKGDIVKSTRGVASGPVSFMKIFDVATEVIKQGGKRRGANMGILRVDHPDIREFVTVKSDGVSLRNFNISVAVMDKFMEAVKSDGSIDLINPRTNEPVGNVSARDIFELIVDMAWRMGDPGLLFIDEINRKNPTPKLGEIEATNPCIAGNVRVLTPFGYIKVRELFKIAKQLNMGLLTTSGGVEGDGEPIAYKLPILVPSTIQSVHVTVNCRQVTLSEALLATAYVWKLAKKRIIKVETKEGYELKATPDHKVMTIDGWRKVSELKPGDKLLIAKIVLDNSYGSISIGEDLAFMLGKAIDGEHVDCHGVALTSNTPELNSGEPTQVLVLSNGNAPLGRHNHAASLSSNVRRVKVITAKSIPEIVFRLKYNELASFLRGLFTACGYVGEDGTVRLASKYRSILRDLQELLLLFGIRSEVHRGGPSRIKIVNDHDKLKGFYELLIKSYDAKHLVEKVGLRNFKSLEVSFEGYESTYFATVKRVTDAGEEVVYDLTVPYFKNYVSSGFISHNCGEVPLLPFEACNLGSINLSKVVKNGDIDWDKLRELVWIGVHFLDNVIDVNKYPLAQIERMVKLNRKIGLGVMGFAEMLLKLGIPYDSNEALKIADKVMGFIASEGKKASRWLALERGVFPTFEESRWVAEGYDALRNATVTAIAPTGTISIIAGTSSSIEPIFAPVYVRRAFGGINLVEINPVFERLIRERGVFSRDLIVKVLKTGSLRAIPGVSEDVKRLMATALDIDPEWHVKIQAAFQRHVDNSVAKTVNLRHEAGLEAVRKVFMLAYELKCKGITVYRYGSKPEQVLYVGLEPGEETDVTLSMEYLEQCPRGLCLL; from the coding sequence ATGCTAATAGAGTACGTTAGGAAGAGAGATGGTAGACTAGAGCCCTTCAACCCTCAAAAGATAACTAATGCCATCTTAAAGGCACTTAAAGCAACTGGAGAGGGAGATTACGAGTTAGCAGAAAAGTTAAGCCGTGAGGTTGTTAGGATCCTAAACCAGAAGTATGTAAGTCAAATACCATCCGTTGAAGAGATTCAAGACATAGTTGAAGACACTCTAATAAGGTATGGACTTGTTAACTCAGCAAAGGCCTACATCCTGTATAGGAGGTGGAGAACTAGCATAAGGGAAACTAAGAGACTTATAGGTGTTGAAGACGACCTCAAACTTACTATAAATGCCGTTAGAGTACTGGCTAAAAGGTATCTACTGCGAGATGAACAAGGTAGGATAATTGAAACTCCAGGACAAATGTTTGCGAGAGTTTCAAAGGCAGTAGCAAGGGCAGACTCGTTTTATGGTGTTGATCCGTCTAAGAGTGAGAAGCAGTTCTTCCAGGTTATGAGGAACCTAGAGTTTCTACCGAATAGCCCAACACTGATGAACGCTGGGACTGAAATAGGCCAATTAGCTGCTTGCTTTGTCTTACCAGTTGAGGACTCAATAGATAGCATATTTGATGCTTTAAAGTACATGGCCATCATCCACAAGTCTGGTGGGGGTACAGGGTTTTCTTTCTCAAAGATAAGACCTAAAGGTGATATTGTCAAGTCAACGAGAGGTGTCGCATCGGGTCCCGTGTCATTCATGAAGATATTTGATGTAGCCACTGAAGTAATAAAGCAAGGTGGTAAGAGAAGGGGAGCGAACATGGGTATCTTGAGGGTTGACCATCCTGATATAAGAGAGTTCGTAACCGTGAAGAGTGATGGAGTGAGTTTAAGGAACTTTAACATCTCAGTTGCTGTGATGGATAAATTCATGGAGGCAGTAAAGTCGGACGGCTCAATAGATCTCATAAATCCGAGAACCAATGAGCCTGTTGGAAACGTAAGCGCTAGGGACATCTTTGAGCTCATAGTGGACATGGCTTGGAGGATGGGTGATCCAGGCCTCCTCTTCATAGATGAGATAAATAGGAAGAACCCAACTCCAAAACTTGGTGAAATAGAGGCAACAAACCCCTGCATAGCAGGGAATGTAAGGGTGTTAACCCCATTTGGTTACATCAAGGTTAGAGAGCTGTTTAAGATAGCGAAGCAGCTCAATATGGGTCTCCTAACTACCAGCGGTGGTGTCGAAGGGGATGGGGAACCCATAGCTTACAAGCTGCCGATATTAGTTCCATCTACCATCCAATCAGTTCACGTCACGGTTAATTGTAGGCAAGTCACCTTAAGTGAAGCCCTTCTAGCCACGGCTTACGTATGGAAGCTGGCTAAGAAGAGGATAATTAAAGTAGAGACTAAGGAAGGTTATGAACTTAAAGCTACGCCAGATCATAAGGTGATGACAATTGATGGTTGGAGGAAAGTCTCTGAGCTAAAACCTGGCGATAAGCTCCTAATAGCTAAAATAGTTCTTGACAACTCTTACGGCTCCATTAGCATTGGTGAAGACCTAGCCTTCATGCTGGGAAAAGCTATAGATGGTGAACATGTGGACTGTCATGGAGTCGCATTGACCTCCAATACCCCCGAATTAAATTCAGGTGAACCTACTCAAGTCCTTGTTCTCTCAAACGGGAATGCTCCATTAGGACGTCATAACCATGCTGCATCTCTAAGCTCCAACGTGAGACGTGTTAAGGTTATTACAGCTAAGTCTATTCCTGAGATAGTATTTAGGTTAAAGTACAATGAATTAGCATCCTTCCTTAGAGGACTCTTCACGGCTTGTGGGTACGTGGGTGAGGATGGCACAGTAAGATTAGCATCAAAATACAGGAGCATCTTAAGAGATCTTCAAGAGCTCCTTCTGCTCTTCGGCATAAGATCTGAAGTACACAGAGGGGGCCCTTCAAGGATCAAGATCGTCAACGATCACGACAAGCTCAAGGGCTTTTATGAGTTGCTCATCAAGAGCTACGATGCCAAGCATCTTGTCGAAAAAGTGGGGCTAAGGAACTTTAAGAGCTTAGAGGTCAGCTTTGAGGGCTACGAAAGCACATACTTTGCTACTGTTAAGAGGGTTACAGATGCCGGCGAAGAGGTAGTTTACGACTTGACAGTCCCATACTTCAAGAACTATGTGTCGAGCGGCTTCATAAGTCACAACTGTGGTGAAGTCCCATTACTACCGTTTGAGGCTTGCAATCTAGGCTCAATAAATCTCTCCAAGGTCGTTAAGAATGGTGACATAGACTGGGACAAACTTAGAGAGCTCGTGTGGATAGGAGTGCACTTCTTAGACAATGTAATAGATGTAAACAAGTATCCATTAGCTCAAATAGAGCGCATGGTCAAGCTTAATAGAAAAATAGGCCTCGGAGTTATGGGCTTTGCTGAAATGCTACTCAAACTAGGAATACCCTACGACTCTAATGAGGCCTTAAAAATAGCCGACAAAGTGATGGGTTTCATAGCATCAGAGGGCAAGAAGGCATCACGATGGCTGGCTCTTGAGAGGGGCGTATTCCCAACATTTGAAGAGAGCCGATGGGTAGCTGAGGGCTATGATGCCTTAAGAAATGCAACAGTGACAGCAATAGCCCCTACTGGGACAATAAGCATCATAGCGGGAACTTCAAGCAGCATAGAGCCAATATTCGCTCCCGTTTATGTTAGGAGGGCCTTTGGAGGAATAAACCTAGTAGAAATAAATCCAGTCTTTGAGAGACTAATAAGAGAGAGGGGGGTCTTCAGCAGAGACTTAATAGTCAAGGTACTAAAGACGGGCTCCCTAAGAGCAATTCCAGGAGTCTCAGAGGATGTTAAGAGGCTCATGGCAACAGCATTAGACATAGACCCTGAATGGCACGTCAAGATTCAAGCAGCCTTCCAAAGACACGTCGATAATTCAGTCGCCAAGACTGTGAATTTAAGGCATGAAGCTGGACTTGAGGCTGTTAGAAAGGTTTTCATGCTAGCTTACGAATTGAAGTGTAAAGGCATAACTGTCTATAGGTATGGAAGCAAGCCGGAGCAAGTCCTCTATGTAGGCTTAGAGCCTGGAGAGGAGACTGACGTCACCTTAAGCATGGAATACTTGGAGCAATGCCCCAGAGGTCTATGTCTACTTTAA
- a CDS encoding KaiC domain-containing protein: protein MPIERVESGITGLDQLLNGGIPKRNVVLLSGGPGTGKTIFGQQFLYHGLLKKDPGVLVVLEEHPVQVRINMAQFGWDVRRYEADGLFAIVDAFTAGIGEAAKHEKYVVRTIDDVQALIEVLKKAIRDLGAKRVVIDSVSTLYMTKPSIARGVMMLLKRALSGLGCTSILVSQVSVTERGFGGPGVEHVADGIIRLDLDEIDGRLYRSLLVYKMRGTAHSMARHPFDITDKGIIVYPDKTLAISRSRLMELER from the coding sequence ATGCCCATAGAAAGGGTTGAGTCAGGCATCACCGGGCTCGATCAGTTACTTAATGGTGGTATACCGAAGAGGAATGTCGTCCTCTTATCTGGTGGCCCTGGCACCGGCAAGACGATCTTTGGTCAACAGTTCCTGTACCACGGACTGCTCAAGAAGGATCCCGGTGTTCTGGTAGTCCTTGAAGAGCATCCAGTTCAGGTCAGAATTAACATGGCGCAATTCGGTTGGGATGTTAGGAGGTATGAGGCTGATGGGCTCTTTGCGATAGTTGATGCCTTTACCGCTGGAATAGGTGAAGCAGCTAAACACGAGAAGTATGTTGTGAGAACTATTGATGATGTGCAAGCGTTAATCGAAGTTTTAAAGAAGGCCATAAGGGACTTGGGGGCTAAGAGAGTAGTCATAGACTCTGTGAGCACGCTCTACATGACTAAGCCCTCAATAGCTCGAGGCGTTATGATGCTGCTTAAGCGCGCTCTCTCGGGCTTAGGTTGTACGTCAATATTAGTCTCTCAGGTTAGCGTCACTGAGCGCGGCTTTGGTGGACCAGGTGTTGAGCATGTAGCTGACGGGATAATTAGGCTTGATCTTGATGAGATTGATGGTAGGCTTTACAGGAGCTTACTAGTCTACAAGATGAGAGGAACCGCTCACTCAATGGCACGCCATCCATTCGACATAACTGATAAGGGCATCATCGTCTACCCCGACAAGACGTTGGCGATTAGTAGGAGCAGGTTAATGGAACTTGAGAGATGA
- a CDS encoding metal ABC transporter substrate-binding protein, producing MDLLGVRPSLFAILALLAFLCLSACPIHAKIEGDDKPLIVITISPLYLIAKEIIGNNTEIYVLAPAGVDPHLYSPTPEHAMKVASCNLFICVGKEEFLGQLQGHIEELRARGGLIINWDSWIKEGVHVEDDNPHYLWLYPPNAKIIAKVVAKAMSLLDPNNRDYYFLRANIFEGKINELEEWRDSVMENFKEVRVLLAGDHFEPFVKWLGLSISSIIIKGEGGLPGPQKIKEAVNAARTSKLIVVSALQVEGYEGAYASQVSAESGIPIACLYGVPLSMSDTYVEFIKYNSMILTSHLTHDQPISRLAMPLMSEVYIALIILLASIAVIEGIIILRLRLR from the coding sequence GTGGACCTGCTTGGAGTAAGGCCATCTCTCTTCGCAATCCTTGCACTCCTAGCATTTCTGTGTCTCTCAGCTTGTCCAATCCATGCTAAGATCGAGGGTGATGATAAGCCCCTCATCGTTATAACGATAAGTCCCTTATACTTAATAGCTAAGGAGATTATAGGCAATAATACAGAAATTTACGTGTTAGCACCAGCAGGTGTGGATCCTCACCTATACTCTCCAACACCTGAGCATGCCATGAAAGTCGCATCGTGTAACTTATTTATATGTGTTGGGAAGGAGGAATTCTTAGGCCAACTTCAAGGGCATATTGAAGAGCTAAGAGCGCGGGGAGGCTTAATCATAAACTGGGACTCTTGGATCAAAGAAGGGGTACATGTGGAGGATGATAATCCTCACTACCTGTGGCTTTATCCACCAAACGCCAAAATCATCGCCAAAGTGGTAGCGAAAGCCATGTCGCTCTTGGATCCAAATAATAGAGATTATTACTTCTTAAGAGCAAACATATTTGAAGGCAAGATTAACGAGCTTGAAGAATGGCGCGATAGCGTCATGGAGAATTTTAAGGAAGTAAGAGTTCTACTTGCTGGGGATCACTTTGAACCTTTCGTTAAATGGCTGGGCCTTAGCATCTCTTCTATAATAATTAAAGGAGAGGGGGGATTGCCTGGACCTCAAAAGATTAAGGAGGCTGTTAATGCTGCTAGAACCTCAAAGCTTATCGTGGTGTCCGCTCTTCAAGTTGAAGGTTATGAAGGAGCTTATGCTAGCCAAGTTTCAGCTGAGTCAGGTATTCCAATAGCCTGCCTGTACGGTGTACCACTATCGATGAGCGATACATACGTGGAGTTCATAAAGTACAACTCGATGATTCTAACATCGCATCTAACGCATGACCAACCAATTAGTAGGCTCGCCATGCCCTTAATGAGCGAAGTCTACATAGCTCTAATAATTCTCTTAGCCTCAATAGCCGTCATTGAAGGCATCATAATCCTAAGGTTAAGGTTGAGATGA
- a CDS encoding metal ABC transporter permease, whose product MLDVFSFSFVWRALASIVIAAVVSSVVGTFTVLRGFSTLSAAITHSSFAGAAIATIYGVNPLLGALTLSLGFSGLTAYVSSSNERKADVVVGMMFGFSTALAVLFLSIASTYTAAAWSFIIGDVLGVSWIDLYTLIAVAITTLSIVIISYKEFKFITFDPEAAEAMGLRVSLYHYVMVFLIALFSIVAIKVVGVILAIVLLIAPAASAYEFSHNLERMIAISLIISLIAGLSGFFLSLIFNVASSALIGIVVSAAYLLALIASPKRRRCKEMARFRRIVKEM is encoded by the coding sequence ATGCTTGACGTATTCTCTTTCTCCTTCGTGTGGAGGGCTCTCGCATCCATAGTCATAGCTGCAGTTGTATCAAGCGTAGTGGGGACGTTTACAGTTCTAAGAGGCTTCTCAACTCTAAGTGCAGCTATAACCCACTCTTCATTTGCTGGTGCAGCAATAGCTACGATTTATGGTGTAAACCCCCTACTAGGTGCCTTAACGTTGAGCCTAGGCTTCTCCGGCTTAACTGCTTACGTCAGCTCATCCAATGAGCGTAAGGCTGACGTAGTAGTTGGGATGATGTTTGGCTTCTCAACAGCGCTTGCCGTCCTCTTCCTATCAATAGCTAGCACATATACAGCCGCTGCGTGGTCCTTCATAATCGGTGATGTACTTGGAGTCTCTTGGATCGACCTCTACACGTTAATAGCGGTTGCGATCACAACCCTCAGCATAGTGATTATATCCTATAAGGAATTTAAGTTCATAACATTTGATCCTGAAGCTGCAGAGGCTATGGGCTTACGGGTCTCACTTTACCACTACGTCATGGTCTTCTTAATAGCGCTATTCTCAATCGTAGCCATAAAGGTCGTTGGCGTCATCCTCGCAATAGTCTTATTAATAGCACCAGCTGCATCAGCTTACGAGTTTTCACATAACTTGGAGCGAATGATCGCTATATCACTAATTATTTCACTAATAGCAGGTCTCTCAGGCTTCTTCCTCTCACTAATCTTTAACGTAGCTTCAAGCGCTCTAATAGGGATAGTTGTCTCAGCAGCCTACTTACTGGCTTTAATAGCCTCTCCGAAAAGGAGGAGGTGCAAGGAGATGGCGAGGTTCAGGAGAATAGTAAAGGAGATGTAA
- a CDS encoding CopG family ribbon-helix-helix protein has protein sequence MTFSIPQELEKDLNDVIKYMGFVNRSEAIRYALRLLVSEFKSLSGLIGKVLAIVAVVYKESAEKTRVCKVQHEYGDIIDAYFHAHIDGEKCVEVMVIHGEAEKVRCFLNGLRASRDLEQMRIVFLS, from the coding sequence ATGACATTCTCCATACCGCAGGAGCTTGAAAAGGATTTAAATGATGTTATTAAGTACATGGGGTTTGTCAATAGATCTGAGGCTATAAGGTATGCTCTTAGACTATTGGTGTCAGAGTTTAAGAGTTTAAGTGGGCTGATTGGTAAGGTGCTGGCTATAGTGGCTGTTGTCTACAAGGAGAGTGCGGAGAAGACGAGGGTTTGTAAGGTCCAGCACGAGTATGGTGATATAATTGATGCATACTTTCATGCTCACATAGATGGCGAGAAGTGCGTGGAGGTCATGGTTATTCATGGTGAGGCTGAGAAGGTGCGGTGTTTTCTTAATGGTCTTAGAGCATCAAGAGATTTAGAGCAGATGAGGATTGTGTTTTTAAGCTGA